A window of the Salvelinus alpinus chromosome 3, SLU_Salpinus.1, whole genome shotgun sequence genome harbors these coding sequences:
- the fbrs gene encoding autism susceptibility gene 2 protein isoform X2, which yields MEGPIRSSVFRQSRRSRSQRDRERRRRRVDLAVQRATSPSSGSEREICGSGSVLGPGGKECRTSPRHRPPRRRKRVSVSCEEDIIDGFSIASFISFEALEMDCSMKPNQRAAMLMGRGSKRKRGPKENGRGLVSEPEEGALPSFSRSCCNRNRKKRRKTEVKVGSILFLETGYICDTESESADKASDNDLEPMFTVSTRKVMEPIPVSVASSMGNGCPLLPLPGRCGLSRLAVTPRVSGLERSQERSLEPPYPEPLSTSFSCLPSLSPATVTRPGQLNGGSSNGLHRPHHDPSPPRSKHKPFLTFPGRHPSIYSMGINNRNGTSVKPQSSSAASSLSSMRPPTPSTGMSMSLMRGPGSSGSLRPPSRSGSLFTTSPGLPPPPPLLTSHSGAEQDLLRQGLNSHFLASQDREGRRSVPGAETNGGGPGRSTPGGPSGASSSSGSSGRSSQTSVQPLAFQFHQHNHQHQHTHTHQHFTPFLHPNASAPPPQHLFDKYGKMEGLYRNTFFPQYPAPSVPGIQPVLPPTGPFSSLQGAFQPKRTSPEMTARLGGVPHHLQPKDPRLTDPFGTSLKVSNKPGKWCAMHVRVAWMILSHQKKVKLMQADPHKLDFRNELLARLPGAGGLGPLGPLGGGLPSAHDLNRPASLFTAAGGVNPSSPFIPPSTPHSSFLTPTAHLDPYGRSPPFAPLGALGSGAFGGLGSPTLANSSVFGHKEPPAVGGLPNPHDPWNRLHSGPPPFAGPSWAKGSEKRDERDPGKDMERREIIHIKDEKDRDNMLYGRQPVRMSPVAPALKLQQHRSSTPVSHINGHGGPLGGPSGLTEDLTRSHSRDRERDRERDRDGDKRPLSSRPPPPGPSSSAAAADRDRPRSSSSSVLTTPPPSGPGAASPLDLYPRQQPPAQHGLHNELSHSSQREGGPPALSSATVTSLSQAKKPDRTTTPLPKPPPLFPPVKVKEERKEEPEPVPISLPPPLPPSHNYDRPNSRPHHHRSATPSSRSLTPTPGLPLPPPTPHNPHHHLSILERSRAQAAIEAYLGSTQGAGGIVVGPGGERFSTHPHGPHQGHGQHPHSFPWDPWRELAAQQQQQQRREAMALRSDPHLALRSDPHLARLLQNQHAQRFLEAERAAAMAAAVAANNPHHHPPTSSASSARQEFGLMAHNFDRPPQLGPQGGVLIDEQQRAQILREDFERARYFGMHSHPHLSGSHLPPGSHSAHLEQLHAGMLSHSHLHQPGASTHSPHHPGLYSRLGPLHAHHVPNGILAKTPAGLVGALSVGAPPPLIPSVTSRSSTPTRRLGGPGDLAMYSHKDSESR from the exons ATGGAAGGTCCGATTCGAAGTAGTGTGTTCAGACAGAGCCGACGCTCCCGTTCTCAACGAGACAGAGAGCGGCGCAGGAGAAGAGTAGACCTCGCTGTGCAGCGGGCCACATCGCCCTCCTCGGGCTCGGAAAGGGAGATTTGTGGATCAGGATCTGTACTCGGTCCTGGAGGTAAAGAATGTCGAACCAGCCCCAGACACAGGCCTCCTCGACGGAGGAAGCGAGTGTCGGTGTCCTGCGAGGAGGACATCATCGATGGCTTCTCAATTGCCAGCTTCATCAGCTTTGAGGCCCTGGAG ATGGACTGCTCCATGAAGCCTAACCAACGTGCCGCCATGCTCATGGGAAGGGGGAGCAAGAGAAAGAGGGGCCCAAAGGAGAACGGCAGAGGGCTCGTCTCAGAGCCAGAGGAAGGGGCCCTACCCAGCTTCTCCCGCAGCTGTTGTAATAGGAACAGAAAGAAGAGAAGAAAGACAGAGGTGAAG GTTGGGAGCATCCTCTTCTTGGAGACTGGCTACATT TGTGACACAGAGAGCGAGTCAGCAGATAAG GCCTCTGACAATGACTTGGAGCCAATGTTCACTGTTAGCACCAGGAAAG TTATGGAGCCTATCCCTGTGAGTGTTGCCTCTTCTATGGGCAACGGCTgccctctactaccactaccaggccGCTGTGGCCTCTCGCGGCTGGCGGTCACCCCACGTGTCTCTGGCCTGGAGCGCAGCCAGGAGAGGAGCCTGGAGCCGCCTTACCCCGAGCCCCTGTCTACCTCCTTCTCCTGCCTGCCGTCCCTCTCCCCGGCCACGGTCACACGGCCCGGCCAGCTCAACGGCGGCAGCAGCAACGGCCTTCACCGCCCCCACCACGACCCCAGCCCGCCGCGCTCCAAACACAAGCCCTTCCTCACCTTCCCTGGGCGACACCCATCCATCTACAGCATGGGCATCAACAACAG GAACGGTACCTCAGTCAAACCACAATCCTCTTCTGCTGCTTCTTCATTGTCGTCTATGCGACCCCCAACTCCCTCTACCGGTATGTCGATGTCCCTCATGAGAGGTCCAGGGTCGTCAGGATCTCTACGCCCCCCTTCGCGTTCCGGCTCCCTGTTCACCACCTCCCCTGGGcttccccctccacctcctctcctcacatcccACTCAGGAGCAG AACAAGACCTGCTGCGCCAGGGCCTGAACTCTCACTTCCTGGCTTCGCAGGACCGCGAGGGCCGCCGGAGCGTCCCTGGGGCTGAGACAAACGGTGGCGGGCCAGGCCGCTCTACTCCCGGAGGTCCGTCGGGGGCCAGCTCCAGTTCGGGCTCCTCAGGCCGCTCCTCCCAGACCAGCGTCCAGCCCCTGGCCTTCCAGTTCCACCAGCACAACCACCAACaccagcacacacatacacaccaacactTCACCCCCTTCCTGCACCCCAACGCCTCCGCACCACCGCCTCAGCACCTG TTTGATAAGTATGGCAAGATGGAGGGGCTCTACAGAAACACT TTCTTCCCACAGTACCCTGCTCCCTCAGTGCCAGGCATCCAGCCTGTGCTTCCTCCCACTGGGCCCTTCAGCTCTCTGCAAGGAGCCTTCCAGCCTAAG AGAACGAGTCCTGAGATGACCGCTCGACTGGGGGGTGTGCCTCACCACCTGCAGCCCAAAGACCCCAGG CTAACTGATCCATTTGGGACATCGTTGAAAGTCAGTAAT AAACCAGGGAAGTGGTGTGCAATGCATGTACGTGTGGCATGGATGATTCTGAGCCATCAGAAGAAGGTGAAG CTGATGCAGGCAGATCCTCACAAGCTGGACTTCCGTAACGAGCTGCTGGCTCGTCTTCCAGGGGCCGGGGGTCTGGGCCCTCTGGGGCCCCTCGGAGGTGGCCTTCCATCTGCCCACGACCTGAACCGACCTGCCAGCCTCTTCACAGCTGCTG GTGGAGTCAATCCATCATCTCCTTTCATCCCACCATCAACGCCCCACTCATCTTTCCTCACCCCAACTGCACACTTAG ACCCGTACGGCCGCTCACCTCCGTTCGCACCTCTCGGAGCCCTGGGCTCTGGTGCCTTCGGGGGACTGGGCAGCCCTACACTGG CTAACAGCTCAGTGTTTGGCCACAAGGAGCCTCCTGCGGTCGGGGGCTTACCCAACCCTCATGACCCATGGAACCGGCTGCACAGTGGGCCTCCCCCATTTGCCGGCCCCAGCTGGGCCAAGGGGAGTGAGAAGAGGGATGAGCGGGACCCGGGGAAGgacatggagaggagagagattattCACATCAAAGACGAGAAAGACCG AGACAATATGCTATATGGTCGTCAACCTGTGCGGATGTCTCCGGTCGCCCCGGCCCTCAAGCTCCAGCAGCATCGCAGCAGCACCCCTGTCTCCCACATCAACGGACATGGGGGCCCCCTGGGAGGCCCCAGCGGTCTCACTGAGGATCTGACACGCAGCCACAGCAGGGACCGAGAGAGGGaccgagagagggacagagacgggGACAAGAGACCGCTCTCCTCCAGGCCACCTCCACCAGGCCCTTCGTCCTCAGCAGCTgcagcagacagagacaggcctcgctcctcttcttcctctgtgcTGACGACTCCCCCACCCTCGGGACCCGGCGCCGCCTCGCCCTTGGATCTCTACCCCCGTCAGCAGCCCCCAGCGCAGCACGGCCTACATAACGAACTCTCCCACTCCTCACAAAGAGAGGGAGGCCCCCCTGCCTTATCCTCAGCCACAGTCACCTCTCTGTCCCAGGCCAAGAAGCCTGACCGAACCACCACCCcgttgcccaagcctcccccccTCTTCCCCCCGGTCAAGGTCAAGGAGGAGCGGAAGGAGGAACCGGAGCCCGTGCCAATCTCCCTGCCGCCTCCCCTGCCCCCCAGCCACAACTACGATCGGCCCAACAGCCGCCCTCACCACCACCGTTCCGCCACCCCCTCTTCTCGCTCTCTGACTCCCACACCCGGCTTGCCCCTGCCTCCTCCCACCCCGCACAACCCTCACCATCACCTCTCCATCCTGGAGCGCTCCCGAGCGCAGGCCGCCATTGAGGCCTACCTAGGGAGCACACAAGGGGCTGGCGGGATAGTAGTGGGTCCAGGGGGAGAGAGGTTCTCCACCCATCCCCACGGCCCGCACCAGGGGCATGGCCAGCACCCCCACAGCTTCCCATGGGACCCATGGAGGGAGCTGGCTgcccaacagcagcagcagcaacgcCGGGAGGCCATGGCTCTGCGTTCGGACCCCCACCTGGCGCTGCGCTCCGACCCCCACCTGGCCCGGCTGCTCCAGAACCAGCACGCTCAGCGCTTCTTGGAGGCTGAGAGGGCGGCTGCCATGGCAGCAGCGGTGGCTGCAAACAACCCTCACCACCACCCTCCTACCTCCTCCGCCTCCTCGGCCCGCCAGGAGTTTGGCCTGATGGCCCACAACTTCGACCGCCCTCCCCAGCTGGGTCCCCAAGGTGGCGTGCTCATTGATGAGCAGCAGCGTGCCCAGATCCTGAGGGAAGACTTTGAAAGGGCACGCTACTTTGGGATGCATTCTCACCCGCACCTCTCGGGCTCCCACCTCCCACCGGGTTCTCACTCTGCCCACCTGGAGCAGCTGCACGCTGGGATGCTCTCCCACTCACACCTCCATCAGCCTGGAGCTTCCACCCACTCGCCCCACCACCCCGGCCTTTACTCCCGCCTGGGGCCTCTACACGCGCACCACGTGCCCAACGGCATCCTGGCCAAGACCCCTGCTGGCCTGGTGGGGGCACTGTCCGTAGGAGCCCCCCCTCCGCTCATTCCATCTGTGACCAGCAGGTCTTCCACCCCGACCCGCAGACTGGGTGGGCCCGGGGACTTGGCCATGTACTCTCACAAAGACAGCGAGTCCAGATAG
- the fbrs gene encoding autism susceptibility gene 2 protein isoform X4: MEGPIRSSVFRQSRRSRSQRDRERRRRRVDLAVQRATSPSSGSEREICGSGSVLGPGGKECRTSPRHRPPRRRKRVSVSCEEDIIDGFSIASFISFEALEMDCSMKPNQRAAMLMGRGSKRKRGPKENGRGLVSEPEEGALPSFSRSCCNRNRKKRRKTEVKVGSILFLETGYICDTESESADKASDNDLEPMFTVSTRKVMEPIPVSVASSMGNGCPLLPLPGRCGLSRLAVTPRVSGLERSQERSLEPPYPEPLSTSFSCLPSLSPATVTRPGQLNGGSSNGLHRPHHDPSPPRSKHKPFLTFPGRHPSIYSMGINNRNGTSVKPQSSSAASSLSSMRPPTPSTGMSMSLMRGPGSSGSLRPPSRSGSLFTTSPGLPPPPPLLTSHSGAEQDLLRQGLNSHFLASQDREGRRSVPGAETNGGGPGRSTPGGPSGASSSSGSSGRSSQTSVQPLAFQFHQHNHQHQHTHTHQHFTPFLHPNASAPPPQHLFDKYGKMEGLYRNTFFPQYPAPSVPGIQPVLPPTGPFSSLQGAFQPKRTSPEMTARLGGVPHHLQPKDPRKPGKWCAMHVRVAWMILSHQKKVKLMQADPHKLDFRNELLARLPGAGGLGPLGPLGGGLPSAHDLNRPASLFTAAGGVNPSSPFIPPSTPHSSFLTPTAHLDPYGRSPPFAPLGALGSGAFGGLGSPTLANSSVFGHKEPPAVGGLPNPHDPWNRLHSGPPPFAGPSWAKGSEKRDERDPGKDMERREIIHIKDEKDRDNMLYGRQPVRMSPVAPALKLQQHRSSTPVSHINGHGGPLGGPSGLTEDLTRSHSRDRERDRERDRDGDKRPLSSRPPPPGPSSSAAAADRDRPRSSSSSVLTTPPPSGPGAASPLDLYPRQQPPAQHGLHNELSHSSQREGGPPALSSATVTSLSQAKKPDRTTTPLPKPPPLFPPVKVKEERKEEPEPVPISLPPPLPPSHNYDRPNSRPHHHRSATPSSRSLTPTPGLPLPPPTPHNPHHHLSILERSRAQAAIEAYLGSTQGAGGIVVGPGGERFSTHPHGPHQGHGQHPHSFPWDPWRELAAQQQQQQRREAMALRSDPHLALRSDPHLARLLQNQHAQRFLEAERAAAMAAAVAANNPHHHPPTSSASSARQEFGLMAHNFDRPPQLGPQGGVLIDEQQRAQILREDFERARYFGMHSHPHLSGSHLPPGSHSAHLEQLHAGMLSHSHLHQPGASTHSPHHPGLYSRLGPLHAHHVPNGILAKTPAGLVGALSVGAPPPLIPSVTSRSSTPTRRLGGPGDLAMYSHKDSESR; encoded by the exons ATGGAAGGTCCGATTCGAAGTAGTGTGTTCAGACAGAGCCGACGCTCCCGTTCTCAACGAGACAGAGAGCGGCGCAGGAGAAGAGTAGACCTCGCTGTGCAGCGGGCCACATCGCCCTCCTCGGGCTCGGAAAGGGAGATTTGTGGATCAGGATCTGTACTCGGTCCTGGAGGTAAAGAATGTCGAACCAGCCCCAGACACAGGCCTCCTCGACGGAGGAAGCGAGTGTCGGTGTCCTGCGAGGAGGACATCATCGATGGCTTCTCAATTGCCAGCTTCATCAGCTTTGAGGCCCTGGAG ATGGACTGCTCCATGAAGCCTAACCAACGTGCCGCCATGCTCATGGGAAGGGGGAGCAAGAGAAAGAGGGGCCCAAAGGAGAACGGCAGAGGGCTCGTCTCAGAGCCAGAGGAAGGGGCCCTACCCAGCTTCTCCCGCAGCTGTTGTAATAGGAACAGAAAGAAGAGAAGAAAGACAGAGGTGAAG GTTGGGAGCATCCTCTTCTTGGAGACTGGCTACATT TGTGACACAGAGAGCGAGTCAGCAGATAAG GCCTCTGACAATGACTTGGAGCCAATGTTCACTGTTAGCACCAGGAAAG TTATGGAGCCTATCCCTGTGAGTGTTGCCTCTTCTATGGGCAACGGCTgccctctactaccactaccaggccGCTGTGGCCTCTCGCGGCTGGCGGTCACCCCACGTGTCTCTGGCCTGGAGCGCAGCCAGGAGAGGAGCCTGGAGCCGCCTTACCCCGAGCCCCTGTCTACCTCCTTCTCCTGCCTGCCGTCCCTCTCCCCGGCCACGGTCACACGGCCCGGCCAGCTCAACGGCGGCAGCAGCAACGGCCTTCACCGCCCCCACCACGACCCCAGCCCGCCGCGCTCCAAACACAAGCCCTTCCTCACCTTCCCTGGGCGACACCCATCCATCTACAGCATGGGCATCAACAACAG GAACGGTACCTCAGTCAAACCACAATCCTCTTCTGCTGCTTCTTCATTGTCGTCTATGCGACCCCCAACTCCCTCTACCGGTATGTCGATGTCCCTCATGAGAGGTCCAGGGTCGTCAGGATCTCTACGCCCCCCTTCGCGTTCCGGCTCCCTGTTCACCACCTCCCCTGGGcttccccctccacctcctctcctcacatcccACTCAGGAGCAG AACAAGACCTGCTGCGCCAGGGCCTGAACTCTCACTTCCTGGCTTCGCAGGACCGCGAGGGCCGCCGGAGCGTCCCTGGGGCTGAGACAAACGGTGGCGGGCCAGGCCGCTCTACTCCCGGAGGTCCGTCGGGGGCCAGCTCCAGTTCGGGCTCCTCAGGCCGCTCCTCCCAGACCAGCGTCCAGCCCCTGGCCTTCCAGTTCCACCAGCACAACCACCAACaccagcacacacatacacaccaacactTCACCCCCTTCCTGCACCCCAACGCCTCCGCACCACCGCCTCAGCACCTG TTTGATAAGTATGGCAAGATGGAGGGGCTCTACAGAAACACT TTCTTCCCACAGTACCCTGCTCCCTCAGTGCCAGGCATCCAGCCTGTGCTTCCTCCCACTGGGCCCTTCAGCTCTCTGCAAGGAGCCTTCCAGCCTAAG AGAACGAGTCCTGAGATGACCGCTCGACTGGGGGGTGTGCCTCACCACCTGCAGCCCAAAGACCCCAGG AAACCAGGGAAGTGGTGTGCAATGCATGTACGTGTGGCATGGATGATTCTGAGCCATCAGAAGAAGGTGAAG CTGATGCAGGCAGATCCTCACAAGCTGGACTTCCGTAACGAGCTGCTGGCTCGTCTTCCAGGGGCCGGGGGTCTGGGCCCTCTGGGGCCCCTCGGAGGTGGCCTTCCATCTGCCCACGACCTGAACCGACCTGCCAGCCTCTTCACAGCTGCTG GTGGAGTCAATCCATCATCTCCTTTCATCCCACCATCAACGCCCCACTCATCTTTCCTCACCCCAACTGCACACTTAG ACCCGTACGGCCGCTCACCTCCGTTCGCACCTCTCGGAGCCCTGGGCTCTGGTGCCTTCGGGGGACTGGGCAGCCCTACACTGG CTAACAGCTCAGTGTTTGGCCACAAGGAGCCTCCTGCGGTCGGGGGCTTACCCAACCCTCATGACCCATGGAACCGGCTGCACAGTGGGCCTCCCCCATTTGCCGGCCCCAGCTGGGCCAAGGGGAGTGAGAAGAGGGATGAGCGGGACCCGGGGAAGgacatggagaggagagagattattCACATCAAAGACGAGAAAGACCG AGACAATATGCTATATGGTCGTCAACCTGTGCGGATGTCTCCGGTCGCCCCGGCCCTCAAGCTCCAGCAGCATCGCAGCAGCACCCCTGTCTCCCACATCAACGGACATGGGGGCCCCCTGGGAGGCCCCAGCGGTCTCACTGAGGATCTGACACGCAGCCACAGCAGGGACCGAGAGAGGGaccgagagagggacagagacgggGACAAGAGACCGCTCTCCTCCAGGCCACCTCCACCAGGCCCTTCGTCCTCAGCAGCTgcagcagacagagacaggcctcgctcctcttcttcctctgtgcTGACGACTCCCCCACCCTCGGGACCCGGCGCCGCCTCGCCCTTGGATCTCTACCCCCGTCAGCAGCCCCCAGCGCAGCACGGCCTACATAACGAACTCTCCCACTCCTCACAAAGAGAGGGAGGCCCCCCTGCCTTATCCTCAGCCACAGTCACCTCTCTGTCCCAGGCCAAGAAGCCTGACCGAACCACCACCCcgttgcccaagcctcccccccTCTTCCCCCCGGTCAAGGTCAAGGAGGAGCGGAAGGAGGAACCGGAGCCCGTGCCAATCTCCCTGCCGCCTCCCCTGCCCCCCAGCCACAACTACGATCGGCCCAACAGCCGCCCTCACCACCACCGTTCCGCCACCCCCTCTTCTCGCTCTCTGACTCCCACACCCGGCTTGCCCCTGCCTCCTCCCACCCCGCACAACCCTCACCATCACCTCTCCATCCTGGAGCGCTCCCGAGCGCAGGCCGCCATTGAGGCCTACCTAGGGAGCACACAAGGGGCTGGCGGGATAGTAGTGGGTCCAGGGGGAGAGAGGTTCTCCACCCATCCCCACGGCCCGCACCAGGGGCATGGCCAGCACCCCCACAGCTTCCCATGGGACCCATGGAGGGAGCTGGCTgcccaacagcagcagcagcaacgcCGGGAGGCCATGGCTCTGCGTTCGGACCCCCACCTGGCGCTGCGCTCCGACCCCCACCTGGCCCGGCTGCTCCAGAACCAGCACGCTCAGCGCTTCTTGGAGGCTGAGAGGGCGGCTGCCATGGCAGCAGCGGTGGCTGCAAACAACCCTCACCACCACCCTCCTACCTCCTCCGCCTCCTCGGCCCGCCAGGAGTTTGGCCTGATGGCCCACAACTTCGACCGCCCTCCCCAGCTGGGTCCCCAAGGTGGCGTGCTCATTGATGAGCAGCAGCGTGCCCAGATCCTGAGGGAAGACTTTGAAAGGGCACGCTACTTTGGGATGCATTCTCACCCGCACCTCTCGGGCTCCCACCTCCCACCGGGTTCTCACTCTGCCCACCTGGAGCAGCTGCACGCTGGGATGCTCTCCCACTCACACCTCCATCAGCCTGGAGCTTCCACCCACTCGCCCCACCACCCCGGCCTTTACTCCCGCCTGGGGCCTCTACACGCGCACCACGTGCCCAACGGCATCCTGGCCAAGACCCCTGCTGGCCTGGTGGGGGCACTGTCCGTAGGAGCCCCCCCTCCGCTCATTCCATCTGTGACCAGCAGGTCTTCCACCCCGACCCGCAGACTGGGTGGGCCCGGGGACTTGGCCATGTACTCTCACAAAGACAGCGAGTCCAGATAG